A region from the Heptranchias perlo isolate sHepPer1 unplaced genomic scaffold, sHepPer1.hap1 HAP1_SCAFFOLD_65, whole genome shotgun sequence genome encodes:
- the LOC137318108 gene encoding probable G-protein coupled receptor 139: MTVVILSRENCGLSKCISVYMVAMATGDLLVMIINIIVYHIFSYHFPLSFLSLTPVCTFILYMTVVALNLSVWFTVSFTFDRFVALCCQKFKNKYCTERTAAAVLTGVSILIFLKDIPVFFAFEPHQIINKVQWGCRSRVAFFSSPQGATYAWFHLISLICLPFTLIALFNSLTIRRILVANRKRRSLRGHSSVNQCDPEMENRRKSIILLFTVSGSFMLLWLTAFVSYVSTGLTNSNYYRGDRTNPGYIATEAGAVLKHLSSCPNTCIYAATQRKFREELKKLLKSPWTLILRLVRTRTPN; the protein is encoded by the coding sequence aTGACAGTTGTGATTCTCTCCCGAGAAAACTGCGGCCTTTCCAAGTGtatctctgtctacatggtggccatggcaacaggagATCTACTGGTCATGATCATCAATATTATAGTTTATCATATTTTCagttatcacttcccactttcattcctctcactcactcccgttTGTACGTTCATTTTATACATGACTGTTGTCGCACTCAATTTGTCTGTTTGGTTCACCGTCTCCTTCACATTTGACCGTTTTGTTGCTCTCTGCTGCCAGAAGTTTAAAAACaagtattgcaccgagagaactgcGGCCGCGGTTCTAACAGGCGTCTCTATTCTGATCTTTTTAAAGGACATCCCCGTTTTTTTTGCATTTGAGCCTCACCAAATAATTAACAAAGTGCAGTGGGGCTGCCGGTCAAGAGTGGcctttttctcctcccctcaaGGTGCAACGTACGCCTGGTTTCACCTCATCTCGCTCATTTGTCTTCCTTTTACATTGATTGCCTTGTTTAATTCTTTGACCATCAGACGGATTTTAGTGGCTAATAGAAAGCGCAGGAGTCTGCGGGGTCACAGCAGTGTGAATcagtgtgatccagagatggagaaccgaaggaaatccatcattttactcttcactgtatcgggcagttttatgctgttgtggctgacagctttCGTGAGTTATGTAAGTACCGGACTGACAAACTCCAATTATTACCGAGGTGACCGCACAAACCCAGGATATATCGCCACCGAAGCCGGAGCTGTGCTGAAGCATTTGAGTTCCTGTccaaacacctgtatttatgcagctacccagaggaagttcagagaagagctgaagaagCTGCTGAAATCTCCCTGGACACTGATTCTAAGATTGGTTAGAACACGAACTCCGAACTAG